In Paenibacillus sp. 1781tsa1, one DNA window encodes the following:
- the recG gene encoding ATP-dependent DNA helicase RecG: protein MKLEEISVKQINGVSALKEGELHAFGISTVKDLLEYYPFRYEDYRLRSLSEVKDGDKITVQGQVMGIPVLQRYGKKSRLTCKIMTEEWMITATWFNRHFLKEQLTPNREIVITGKWEQKRMQMTVTDSEFPDKGDGRSGTLQPVYSVTGKLTQQWMRKTINQGLIQFGDMIPEILPQSLMKKYSLMPRKQAIAGIHRPQDNREGQQARQRMVYEELFLFQLKMQAYRALNRNRMDGVVHTTDNTTIREFVRSLPFELTDAQKKVELEILHDMRSPYAMNRLLQGDVGSGKTVIAAIALYTTVRSGFQGALMVPTEILAEQHMRSLQKLFEPFGVTVGLLTGSVNGRKRKDLIASLQMGMIDIVVGTHALIQEDVFFRDLGLVVTDEQHRFGVNQRSVLRRKGYNPDVLTMTATPIPRTLAITAFGDIEVSTISERPKGRIPISTYWVKHDMMERVLGFISREVDQGRQAYLICPLIEESEKLDVQNAIDLHVQMQQNFPKYRVGLLHGRMTAAEKEEMMRDFYSNDIQLLVSTTVVEVGVDVPNATLMVIMDADRFGLSQLHQLRGRVGRGAHASYCVLIADPKTEVGQERMKVMTETEDGFEVSRRDLDLRGPGDFFGTKQSGLPEFRLADMVADFAVLEQARDDVSQLIAEVNFWTSVDYAPLRDFLQQQQVFKGDLID from the coding sequence ATGAAATTGGAAGAAATATCAGTTAAGCAAATTAACGGCGTGAGTGCTCTCAAAGAGGGAGAGCTTCACGCCTTTGGCATCTCTACTGTTAAAGACCTGCTTGAATATTATCCGTTCCGTTATGAGGACTATCGTCTGCGTTCGCTTAGTGAAGTAAAGGATGGAGACAAGATTACGGTCCAGGGACAGGTGATGGGGATTCCTGTATTACAACGATACGGCAAAAAGTCCCGTCTCACCTGTAAGATCATGACGGAAGAGTGGATGATTACAGCTACCTGGTTCAATCGCCATTTCCTCAAAGAACAGCTTACGCCCAATCGTGAGATTGTGATTACAGGGAAGTGGGAACAAAAACGCATGCAGATGACAGTTACCGATTCGGAGTTTCCCGATAAAGGCGATGGGCGTTCAGGTACACTGCAACCTGTATATTCGGTAACCGGCAAGCTGACGCAACAATGGATGCGCAAAACGATCAATCAGGGATTGATTCAGTTCGGGGATATGATTCCCGAGATTCTGCCCCAGTCGTTGATGAAGAAATACAGCTTAATGCCACGCAAACAGGCGATTGCGGGGATTCATCGTCCACAGGACAACCGGGAAGGTCAACAGGCCAGACAGCGGATGGTGTATGAAGAACTGTTTCTGTTCCAGCTGAAAATGCAGGCGTATCGTGCGCTCAACCGGAATCGCATGGATGGTGTGGTACATACCACGGACAATACGACGATTCGGGAGTTTGTACGCAGTTTACCATTTGAACTGACAGACGCTCAGAAAAAGGTGGAGCTTGAAATTCTGCATGATATGCGTTCGCCCTATGCAATGAATCGGTTATTGCAGGGTGATGTCGGATCGGGGAAAACGGTTATTGCGGCAATTGCGCTATACACGACTGTTCGATCCGGTTTCCAAGGGGCTCTGATGGTGCCTACAGAGATTCTGGCGGAGCAGCATATGCGTTCACTGCAAAAGCTGTTTGAACCGTTTGGGGTAACCGTAGGGCTGTTAACGGGCAGTGTAAATGGACGTAAGCGTAAAGATCTGATCGCCTCGTTGCAAATGGGCATGATTGATATTGTGGTGGGTACACACGCCCTGATTCAGGAAGATGTCTTCTTCCGTGATCTGGGTCTTGTGGTGACGGACGAGCAGCATCGCTTCGGGGTGAATCAGCGCAGCGTTTTAAGACGTAAAGGATATAACCCGGATGTGCTAACGATGACGGCTACGCCCATTCCACGGACACTTGCGATTACGGCTTTTGGAGATATTGAGGTATCCACGATTTCAGAACGTCCGAAAGGACGGATTCCGATCTCCACGTATTGGGTGAAGCATGACATGATGGAGCGGGTGCTCGGGTTTATCTCCAGAGAAGTGGATCAGGGGCGTCAGGCCTATCTGATCTGTCCGCTCATTGAAGAGTCGGAGAAACTGGATGTGCAGAATGCCATTGATCTGCATGTGCAGATGCAGCAAAACTTTCCGAAATATCGTGTAGGTCTGCTGCATGGACGGATGACGGCTGCGGAGAAAGAAGAGATGATGCGTGACTTCTATAGCAATGATATTCAGCTGCTGGTCTCCACCACCGTTGTGGAGGTCGGGGTTGATGTGCCCAATGCCACGTTAATGGTCATTATGGACGCGGACCGCTTCGGTCTGTCCCAACTGCATCAGCTTCGTGGGCGGGTTGGTCGTGGTGCCCATGCGTCCTATTGTGTACTCATTGCTGATCCGAAGACGGAGGTTGGACAAGAACGTATGAAGGTCATGACGGAAACTGAGGATGGATTCGAGGTATCTCGTCGGGACCTCGATCTCCGGGGTCCGGGTGATTTCTTTGGTACCAAACAGAGCGGATTGCCCGAGTTCCGTCTTGCCGACATGGTTGCCGATTTTGCTGTGCTGGAACAAGCCCGAGATGATGTATCCCAGTTGATTGCGGAAGTAAATTTCTGGACGTCTGTGGACTATGCACCTTTGCGTGATTTCCTGCAACAACAGCAAGTATTCAAGGGAGATCTGATTGACTAA
- a CDS encoding sensor histidine kinase, whose amino-acid sequence MLLGLFERAALLIIFLFFLSRVPRFRQILQKGKLRWQESIAVTLLFCAFAIFGTYTGINVEGSLVNVRIIAVLSGGILFGAPVGIITGIVSGVHRYLIDMDGVTAIPCLITSILAGLVSGYIHKYTPKPKRWIIGIGAGMICEALTMLLILLFSYPDPLGADIVSKIALPMILGEVNIGLIVLLVQSVEGEKEMIAARQAKLALEIANKTLPYFRSIDEDSLRKICRIIQEDIQADAVAITDTRNVLAYVGFGEERYHIGNEIISEMTKKTISSGEITISNDVIDEKTPDIHSLLIIPLKERGDITGALKIYYRKAYKITYPLQTMAVGLSQIISTQMEVSRVEEIKAAANKAELRALQTTIHPHFLFNALNAIASSIRTKPDRARELIVNLSGYMRYNLELSDELIDIHKELEQVRNYVEIEKARFGSRLNVIYEIDEVAVHIPSLVIQPLVENAIIHGILKVKGPGTVRIRVQDYPEFVRISVSDTGAGISADIIERVYHDRMPGNQIGLYNVHRRVKLIYGQGVTITRLEQGTDILFDVPKGDVVTR is encoded by the coding sequence ATGCTGCTTGGTTTATTTGAACGGGCGGCGCTGTTGATTATATTTTTATTCTTTCTGTCGAGGGTGCCTAGATTCAGGCAGATTCTGCAAAAGGGGAAATTAAGGTGGCAGGAGTCTATTGCGGTTACCTTGTTATTCTGTGCTTTTGCCATCTTCGGAACGTATACGGGCATTAATGTTGAGGGTTCACTGGTGAATGTCCGCATTATAGCCGTGCTATCGGGTGGTATTTTGTTCGGGGCGCCTGTGGGTATTATTACGGGGATTGTGTCCGGGGTCCATCGGTATTTGATCGATATGGATGGAGTCACAGCCATACCGTGTCTGATCACAAGTATTCTGGCAGGTCTGGTCTCCGGATATATACATAAGTATACGCCCAAGCCCAAGCGATGGATTATTGGTATTGGTGCAGGTATGATCTGTGAAGCGCTCACGATGTTACTGATCCTGCTATTTTCCTATCCCGATCCACTGGGTGCAGATATTGTTTCCAAAATTGCGCTGCCTATGATTCTGGGTGAAGTCAACATTGGGCTGATTGTGCTCCTGGTGCAGAGTGTCGAAGGGGAAAAGGAAATGATTGCAGCTCGTCAGGCGAAACTGGCGCTGGAGATTGCCAACAAGACCTTGCCGTACTTCCGTTCCATTGACGAGGATTCTCTGCGCAAAATCTGCCGTATTATTCAGGAGGATATTCAGGCCGATGCGGTTGCAATTACGGATACCCGGAATGTACTGGCTTATGTAGGATTTGGTGAGGAACGATATCATATCGGTAATGAAATTATAAGTGAGATGACCAAGAAGACGATATCCAGCGGGGAGATAACAATCAGTAATGATGTCATTGATGAAAAAACACCGGATATCCACTCGCTTTTAATCATTCCACTCAAAGAACGAGGAGACATTACAGGTGCGCTCAAAATCTATTATCGCAAAGCATATAAAATTACGTATCCTTTGCAAACGATGGCTGTAGGTCTGTCGCAGATCATCTCGACTCAGATGGAGGTATCGCGGGTAGAGGAGATCAAGGCTGCTGCCAACAAAGCAGAGCTGCGCGCATTACAGACGACCATTCATCCTCATTTTCTGTTTAATGCGCTAAATGCGATTGCTTCGTCCATCCGAACCAAACCGGATCGTGCGCGTGAACTGATTGTGAATCTATCCGGGTACATGCGTTACAATCTGGAGCTTTCGGATGAGTTAATTGATATTCATAAGGAACTGGAACAGGTCCGTAATTATGTAGAGATTGAGAAAGCTCGCTTTGGCAGCCGACTGAATGTGATCTATGAGATTGATGAGGTCGCGGTGCATATTCCGAGTCTTGTCATCCAGCCGCTCGTCGAAAATGCAATTATTCATGGCATCCTCAAGGTGAAAGGACCGGGTACTGTTCGAATTCGGGTACAGGATTATCCGGAGTTTGTGCGCATTAGTGTCAGCGATACAGGGGCAGGTATCAGTGCAGATATTATTGAACGGGTCTACCATGATCGTATGCCTGGTAACCAGATCGGGCTGTATAATGTGCATCGCCGGGTCAAGCTTATATACGGACAAGGTGTAACCATTACCAGGCTGGAACAAGGAACAGATATTTTATTTGATGTGCCCAAAGGAGATGTCGTAACAAGGTGA
- a CDS encoding LytTR family DNA-binding domain-containing protein, whose protein sequence is MRALIVEDEILASEELNYLIQEHSQIEVVDRLEDGLDVLKFLQEQEVDVIFLDINIPSLDGMMLAHHIGKFATKPYIVFTTAYKEHAAEAFELEAFDYILKPYDEKRIAAMLHKLELAFKRDHTPVEQHVEDGPATMVDGSAAQGELVRDMNSHTDRRINLLRNDNIIVTDTADIYYAEAQEKVTKVYTKNGEFTMPVSISDFHSRLPQDTFFRCHRSYVVNLSQIREIVPWFNNTYLLRLRDLEAEVPVSRGKVKEFRQLMRI, encoded by the coding sequence ATGAGAGCTCTTATTGTGGAAGACGAGATTCTGGCAAGTGAGGAATTGAATTATTTAATCCAGGAACATAGTCAGATTGAGGTGGTGGATCGCCTTGAAGATGGGCTGGATGTACTGAAGTTTTTGCAGGAACAAGAAGTAGATGTTATTTTTCTCGATATCAATATTCCCTCGCTGGACGGTATGATGCTGGCCCATCATATTGGGAAGTTTGCAACTAAACCTTATATTGTCTTTACTACGGCGTACAAGGAACATGCAGCAGAAGCCTTTGAGTTGGAGGCGTTTGATTATATTCTCAAGCCTTATGACGAGAAACGAATTGCTGCAATGCTCCATAAGCTGGAGCTCGCATTCAAACGTGATCATACGCCGGTGGAGCAACATGTTGAGGATGGACCAGCTACTATGGTGGACGGATCTGCTGCGCAGGGTGAACTGGTACGAGATATGAATTCCCATACGGACAGAAGAATTAATCTGCTGCGGAATGACAATATTATTGTTACGGATACGGCAGACATCTACTATGCGGAAGCGCAAGAGAAAGTGACGAAAGTATATACCAAAAATGGGGAGTTCACCATGCCAGTGAGCATATCGGATTTTCACAGCCGTCTGCCACAGGATACGTTCTTTCGCTGCCACCGTTCGTACGTCGTAAATCTGTCGCAAATCCGTGAAATTGTACCCTGGTTCAACAATACGTATCTGCTCCGTCTGCGCGATTTGGAAGCTGAAGTGCCCGTGAGTCGCGGGAAGGTCAAAGAATTCAGGCAACTCATGCGCATCTAG
- a CDS encoding OFA family MFS transporter — protein sequence MNRWLIVLGTIIVQMGLGTIYTWSLFNQPLSDRFGWDVSSVAITFSITSFALAFATLFAGRLQERWGLQRLIRVAGVVLGLGLILSSQVTSLTLLYILAGFVVGFADGTAYITSLSNLIKWFPERKGLISGISVGAFGTGSLLFKYVNSALIGAVGPAQAFMYWGIIVLVLVVAGSFLIREAVVREQAPASKEGSKQVVARHDYTVKEMLRTKEAYMLFVIFFTACMSGLYLIGIVKDIGVQLAGLDVATAANAVAMVAIFNTAGRIILGALSDKVGRMKVIAGALLVTAVAVMTLSLVPLTFGIFFACVAAVAFCFGGNITVFPAIVADYFGLKNQSKNYGVIYQGFGFGALAGSFISALLGGFHLTFIVIAVLCAVSLLLALIITPPGQGRRARQRDKQMNLNPSSRAS from the coding sequence ATGAACCGCTGGCTTATTGTTTTGGGGACTATTATTGTACAAATGGGTCTTGGAACCATCTATACGTGGAGTTTATTTAATCAACCGCTGTCTGATCGTTTCGGATGGGACGTCAGCTCGGTCGCGATAACTTTTTCAATTACCAGTTTTGCTTTGGCATTTGCCACATTGTTTGCAGGTCGGTTGCAGGAACGTTGGGGTCTTCAGCGTCTGATCCGTGTAGCCGGAGTTGTGCTTGGACTGGGTCTCATTCTGAGTTCCCAGGTCACTTCGTTAACACTGCTGTACATTTTGGCTGGATTTGTCGTTGGATTTGCAGATGGTACGGCGTACATTACGTCGTTGTCTAATCTGATCAAATGGTTCCCGGAGCGTAAAGGTCTGATCTCGGGGATCTCGGTCGGAGCTTTTGGTACCGGTAGTTTATTGTTCAAATATGTGAACTCGGCATTGATTGGTGCCGTTGGTCCTGCTCAGGCATTTATGTACTGGGGCATTATCGTTCTGGTTCTGGTCGTTGCGGGATCATTCCTGATCCGTGAAGCGGTTGTTCGTGAACAGGCTCCGGCAAGCAAAGAAGGATCCAAACAAGTCGTGGCACGTCATGACTATACGGTGAAAGAGATGCTGCGTACAAAAGAAGCGTATATGCTGTTTGTTATCTTCTTCACGGCGTGTATGAGCGGTCTGTATTTGATCGGTATTGTCAAAGATATCGGTGTACAGCTTGCAGGTCTTGATGTAGCTACAGCTGCCAACGCAGTGGCCATGGTTGCAATCTTTAACACTGCGGGACGTATTATTCTCGGTGCGCTGTCAGATAAAGTAGGACGAATGAAAGTCATCGCTGGTGCGTTGCTGGTGACAGCCGTAGCTGTCATGACACTTAGTCTGGTTCCACTGACCTTCGGGATCTTCTTCGCCTGTGTGGCTGCCGTTGCATTCTGCTTCGGTGGTAACATTACGGTATTCCCGGCGATTGTGGCTGATTACTTCGGACTGAAAAATCAGAGCAAAAACTATGGTGTGATCTATCAGGGATTTGGATTTGGTGCTTTGGCAGGATCATTCATCAGCGCTCTGCTGGGCGGATTCCATCTAACCTTCATCGTGATTGCTGTACTTTGCGCTGTCTCGCTGTTGCTCGCACTGATCATCACCCCTCCAGGTCAAGGTCGTCGTGCACGTCAACGTGACAAACAGATGAACCTTAACCCTTCATCACGGGCAAGCTAA
- a CDS encoding stage VI sporulation protein F, whose product MGYQQYGISPQLVERIKLKMKNPAVKERIKKLIDGVTKSDLQDKAKVRRLVKSSAVIMNENFSPAQEEQFVAFVLAQKIDPNNTFHLIKLWGMFR is encoded by the coding sequence TTGGGTTATCAACAATATGGAATTAGTCCGCAGCTGGTGGAGCGGATCAAATTAAAGATGAAAAATCCCGCTGTCAAAGAGCGTATCAAAAAGTTGATTGATGGCGTGACCAAGTCTGATCTGCAAGATAAGGCCAAGGTCAGAAGGTTGGTCAAGTCTTCAGCTGTCATTATGAATGAGAATTTCTCTCCGGCGCAGGAGGAGCAGTTTGTTGCGTTTGTGCTCGCGCAGAAGATTGATCCGAACAATACGTTTCATTTGATTAAGCTGTGGGGGATGTTTAGGTAG
- a CDS encoding GNAT family N-acetyltransferase codes for MKFIKYTQPDFDDYYALVSNMEVMKQITERAIPEQEARTQFDSMLEFNERSTCGHYRVFSEDGAGVAYAKLIPDQADPNRAEIGYMILPEHWGKGQGTSIASRLIIQAQAAGIGVLYAVIDPANAASRRILTRQNFVSTWTGDYEGLPGEILELNLQMKR; via the coding sequence ATGAAATTCATTAAATACACACAACCTGATTTTGATGATTATTACGCATTGGTTTCCAATATGGAAGTGATGAAACAGATTACAGAACGGGCAATTCCGGAGCAGGAGGCAAGAACACAATTCGATTCCATGCTGGAGTTTAATGAGCGTTCCACATGTGGACATTACCGGGTATTTAGCGAAGATGGTGCGGGAGTGGCGTATGCCAAACTGATTCCGGACCAGGCAGACCCGAACCGGGCTGAAATAGGTTATATGATTCTGCCTGAACATTGGGGCAAAGGTCAAGGCACTTCCATAGCGTCCCGGCTGATTATTCAGGCACAAGCCGCAGGAATCGGAGTGCTCTATGCAGTTATCGATCCCGCTAACGCTGCTTCCCGCCGGATCTTGACCAGACAGAACTTTGTATCCACCTGGACAGGTGATTACGAGGGTCTTCCTGGTGAGATATTGGAGTTAAATCTTCAAATGAAGCGATAA
- a CDS encoding DegV family protein translates to MSHKVAIVTDSTADIPEELIRKYGIHIVPLRVLFGEETYADGVDLTSEQFYEKLKKVSVLPTTSQPSPTDFMNVYQSLLDENPERPIVSIHLSSGMSGTYQSAMLGKSLLEREGDITVFDSKSASYGYGLMVVQAAELAEQGKSAVEIAAAIEGMQKSRKLFFLVDTLEYLQKGGRIGKASAILGTLLNIKPILSIDEEGVIYAVEKVRGHKKAMARIIELFQKDLAGKRVNLAVGHTADPGSAIACAEQLSGHFTLNEVIYTNIGAVIGSHVGPGVIAIFMWPVPE, encoded by the coding sequence ATGAGCCACAAGGTTGCGATAGTAACAGACAGTACGGCGGATATTCCCGAAGAACTCATTCGCAAATACGGAATTCACATTGTTCCGTTGCGCGTTCTGTTCGGTGAAGAGACTTATGCAGATGGCGTTGATCTGACTTCGGAACAGTTCTACGAAAAATTGAAGAAGGTTTCTGTGTTGCCTACAACTTCACAGCCTTCTCCAACTGATTTCATGAATGTATATCAATCACTTCTGGATGAGAACCCGGAACGCCCGATTGTATCCATCCACCTGTCATCCGGCATGAGTGGTACCTACCAATCGGCCATGCTTGGCAAGTCTTTGCTGGAGCGTGAGGGTGACATCACCGTGTTTGATTCGAAGTCAGCATCGTATGGGTATGGTCTAATGGTAGTACAGGCTGCTGAACTTGCCGAACAGGGGAAGTCAGCAGTCGAAATCGCTGCTGCCATTGAAGGGATGCAAAAATCTCGTAAATTGTTCTTTCTCGTGGATACTCTTGAGTATCTGCAAAAGGGCGGTCGGATTGGCAAAGCTTCAGCCATCTTGGGAACGTTGCTTAACATTAAGCCGATCCTGTCTATTGATGAAGAAGGCGTTATCTACGCAGTTGAGAAAGTCAGAGGTCACAAAAAAGCAATGGCACGTATTATTGAGCTGTTCCAGAAGGATCTTGCAGGCAAACGGGTAAATCTGGCGGTAGGTCATACCGCTGACCCGGGATCAGCGATCGCTTGTGCAGAGCAGCTTAGTGGTCATTTTACACTGAATGAAGTGATCTATACCAATATTGGAGCCGTAATAGGCAGTCATGTTGGACCAGGTGTCATTGCGATCTTTATGTGGCCTGTTCCGGAATGA